A portion of the Deinococcus peraridilitoris DSM 19664 genome contains these proteins:
- a CDS encoding HAMP domain-containing protein has product MTLPAETSQLDEKQLLAALTAFKKGDFTVRLPVDWTGIAGKIADAFNDVLELSEGISQNLERAGRVVGKEGKVTQRLPLGTASGAWMGLIESVNTLVDDLVRPTSDMARVITAVASGDLSQTMALEVDGRPIEGQFFQTAKTVNTMVDQLNAFAGEVTRVAREVGTEGKLGGQAQVRGVAGTWKDLTDSVNGLAGNLTSQVRNIAQVTTAVANGDLSKKITVEAQGEILELKNTINTMVDQLNSFAAEVTRVARDVGTEGRLGGQADVKGVSGVWKDLTDNVNSMASNLTTQVRGIAKVVTAVANGDLEQQLTLDAKGEVAALADTINSLSDTLGVFAAEVTRVAREVGTEGKLGGQAVVKGVSGTWKDLTDSVNGLAGNLTSQVRNIAQVTTAVANGDLSKKITVEAQGEVLELKSTINTMVDQLNAFASEVTRVAREVGTEGQLGGQAEVKGVSGTWKDLTDNVNFMAANLTTQVRNIAFVTTAVATGDLSKKITADAKGEILELKNTINTMVDQLNAFAGEVTRVAREVGTEGKLGGQAEVRGVAGTWKDLTDNVNFMASNLTNQVRNIAFVTTAVANGDLSKKITVDVRGELLELKNTINTMVDQLNSFAGEVTRVAREVGTEGRLGGQANVPGVGGTWKDLTDNVNGMATNLTNQVRGIARVVTAVANGDLKKKLTVEAKGEIAELAETINSMTETLATFADQVTGVAREVGVEGKLGGQASVPGAAGTWKDLTDNVNQLAANLTTQVRAIADVATAVTNGDLTRSITVQAQGELDSLKQNVNQMISNLKETTEKNTEQDWLKTNLARFTRMLQGQRDLLTVCRLILSELAPLVKANHGVFYTSDDSANEPTLKLQASYAYRERKGLANRFRVGEGLVGQCALEQEPILLTNVPNDYIQINSGLGAAAPMNIVVLPVVFEGQTKAVIELASFERFSATHLTFLEQLTESIGIVLNTIEATMRTETLLVQSQGMAQELQSQQEELRQTNEELEEKARLLAQQNQEVERKNSEVEAARQALEEKASQLALTSKYKSEFLANMSHELRTPLNSLLLLSQQLRDNPDGNLSDRQVEYARTIFASGNDLLTLINDILDLSKIESGTVTVDAAPVAFRDLKNALALTFQPVAEAKKLALNLDFDPRLPGALQTDEKRLLQILKNLLSNAFKFTERGEVKVRVASASGGWSYDHPVLSRTEHVVAFSVIDTGIGIAPDKQQVIFEAFQQADGTTSRKYGGTGLGLAISRELARILGGEIRLESVPDLGSTFTVYLPLTFTPVSGPSNFAPGVGPRPSSTVFNDYRSSGHNPHPQESGVSPTQEATPFPSPSVDDAPRVARREEMYSARRDEHYESEQGAPAVEAELLDPVLADDRNEISAGDRTLLIVEDDPAFAAVLLDLARERGFKGLVAARGDQALALAQRYRPSALTLDLHLPDISGWSVLDRLKHDPTTRHIPVHIISSDEEALLGRKLGALDFLTKSPDKAALERAFGKLEDFLARRVKNLLVVEDDEAQRERIVDLIGNGDVKTTAVTTGKQALAVLKEQPFDCLVLDLKLPDMTGFELIHKMQKDPSLKTLPVIVYTAQELTRQQETQLRKVAKSIIVKDVRSPERLLDEVTLFLHRVEADLPQAARALLENVRKNDPLLAGKRVLVVDDDIRNIFALTAVLERHSMQVFTAENGKDAISLLDSTPDIDIVLMDVMMPELDGYETTRLIRGNPKYKNLPIISLTAKAMLGDREKSIESGASDYISKPVNTEKLLSLLRVWLYRS; this is encoded by the coding sequence GTGACTCTCCCCGCGGAAACTTCCCAACTCGACGAAAAGCAACTGCTGGCCGCCTTGACGGCCTTTAAAAAAGGTGATTTCACCGTCCGCCTGCCCGTGGACTGGACGGGCATTGCCGGCAAAATCGCCGACGCCTTCAATGACGTGCTGGAACTCAGCGAGGGCATCTCGCAAAATCTGGAACGCGCCGGGCGGGTGGTTGGCAAGGAAGGCAAGGTCACGCAGCGCCTTCCCCTCGGCACCGCGAGTGGTGCCTGGATGGGCCTGATCGAGTCGGTCAACACCCTGGTCGATGACCTTGTGCGGCCCACCTCGGACATGGCGCGTGTGATCACGGCAGTCGCCAGCGGGGACCTGTCGCAGACCATGGCACTGGAGGTCGACGGACGGCCCATCGAAGGACAGTTTTTCCAGACGGCCAAGACCGTCAACACAATGGTGGACCAGCTGAATGCCTTCGCGGGCGAGGTGACGCGCGTGGCGCGTGAAGTAGGTACGGAAGGCAAACTCGGCGGACAGGCGCAGGTGCGTGGCGTCGCCGGGACCTGGAAGGACCTGACGGACAGCGTGAACGGCCTGGCAGGCAACCTGACTTCGCAGGTGCGCAACATCGCGCAGGTCACCACGGCGGTGGCGAACGGTGACCTGTCCAAGAAGATCACCGTCGAGGCGCAGGGCGAGATCCTGGAACTCAAGAACACCATCAACACCATGGTGGACCAGCTCAACAGCTTCGCCGCCGAGGTGACGCGCGTGGCGCGTGACGTGGGCACCGAGGGCCGCCTCGGTGGTCAGGCGGACGTGAAGGGCGTGTCGGGGGTCTGGAAGGACCTGACCGACAACGTGAACAGCATGGCCTCGAACCTCACGACCCAGGTGCGCGGCATTGCCAAGGTTGTGACGGCCGTCGCCAACGGCGACCTGGAGCAGCAGCTGACCCTGGACGCCAAGGGCGAGGTCGCCGCGCTAGCGGACACCATCAACAGCCTCTCGGACACCCTGGGTGTGTTCGCCGCCGAAGTGACGCGTGTGGCGCGCGAGGTGGGTACGGAAGGCAAGCTCGGCGGACAGGCCGTCGTGAAGGGCGTCTCGGGCACCTGGAAGGACCTGACGGACAGCGTGAACGGCCTGGCAGGCAACCTGACTTCGCAGGTGCGCAACATCGCGCAGGTCACCACGGCGGTGGCGAACGGTGACCTGTCCAAGAAGATCACCGTCGAGGCGCAGGGCGAGGTACTGGAGCTCAAGAGCACCATCAACACCATGGTGGACCAGCTCAACGCCTTCGCCTCGGAAGTGACCCGTGTGGCGCGCGAGGTAGGTACCGAGGGTCAGCTGGGCGGACAGGCCGAGGTGAAGGGTGTCTCAGGCACCTGGAAGGACCTGACCGACAACGTGAACTTCATGGCCGCCAACCTGACGACCCAGGTGCGCAACATCGCCTTCGTCACGACCGCGGTGGCCACGGGCGACCTTTCCAAGAAGATCACCGCCGACGCCAAGGGCGAGATCCTGGAACTGAAGAACACCATCAACACGATGGTGGACCAGCTGAACGCCTTCGCGGGCGAGGTGACGCGCGTGGCGCGTGAAGTGGGTACGGAAGGCAAGCTGGGCGGTCAGGCCGAGGTGCGTGGCGTTGCCGGAACCTGGAAGGACCTGACCGACAACGTGAACTTCATGGCCTCGAACCTCACCAACCAGGTGCGTAACATCGCCTTCGTCACGACCGCGGTGGCCAACGGCGACCTTTCCAAGAAGATCACGGTGGACGTGCGTGGAGAGCTGCTCGAACTGAAGAACACCATCAACACGATGGTGGACCAGCTCAACAGCTTCGCGGGCGAGGTGACGCGCGTGGCACGTGAAGTAGGTACGGAAGGCCGCCTGGGCGGTCAGGCCAACGTGCCCGGCGTCGGCGGAACCTGGAAGGACCTGACCGACAACGTGAACGGCATGGCGACCAACCTGACCAACCAGGTGCGCGGTATCGCGCGGGTCGTGACGGCAGTCGCCAACGGCGACCTGAAAAAGAAGCTCACGGTGGAGGCCAAAGGCGAGATTGCCGAGCTGGCCGAAACCATCAACTCCATGACCGAGACCCTGGCGACCTTCGCGGATCAGGTGACCGGCGTGGCGCGAGAGGTGGGCGTGGAAGGCAAGCTGGGCGGTCAGGCCAGCGTGCCCGGCGCGGCAGGCACCTGGAAGGACCTGACCGACAACGTGAACCAGCTGGCCGCCAACCTCACCACGCAGGTGCGCGCCATCGCGGACGTGGCCACCGCCGTGACCAACGGCGACCTGACGCGCTCGATCACCGTGCAGGCACAGGGCGAACTCGATTCGCTGAAGCAGAACGTCAACCAGATGATCTCCAACCTCAAGGAGACCACCGAGAAGAACACCGAACAGGACTGGCTCAAGACCAACCTGGCGCGCTTCACGCGCATGCTGCAGGGCCAGCGCGACCTGCTGACGGTGTGCCGCCTGATCCTTTCGGAACTCGCGCCCCTTGTGAAGGCCAACCACGGCGTGTTCTACACCTCGGACGACAGTGCCAACGAGCCTACCCTGAAGCTGCAGGCCAGCTACGCTTACCGAGAGCGCAAGGGCCTGGCCAACCGTTTCCGAGTGGGCGAGGGCCTGGTCGGCCAGTGCGCGCTGGAGCAGGAGCCTATCCTGCTGACCAACGTGCCCAATGACTACATCCAGATCAATTCGGGCCTGGGCGCCGCCGCTCCCATGAACATCGTGGTGCTGCCGGTGGTGTTCGAAGGCCAGACCAAGGCGGTCATCGAACTGGCCTCTTTCGAGCGTTTCAGCGCCACGCACCTGACCTTCCTGGAGCAGCTGACCGAATCGATCGGGATCGTGCTCAACACCATCGAGGCGACCATGCGCACCGAGACGCTGCTGGTGCAGTCGCAGGGCATGGCCCAGGAACTGCAGAGCCAGCAAGAGGAGCTGCGCCAGACCAACGAGGAGCTGGAGGAAAAAGCCCGCCTGCTCGCGCAGCAGAACCAGGAAGTCGAGCGCAAGAACAGCGAGGTCGAGGCCGCCCGGCAGGCGCTGGAGGAAAAAGCCTCGCAGCTGGCGCTCACCAGCAAGTACAAAAGCGAATTCCTGGCCAACATGAGCCACGAACTGCGCACCCCGCTCAACAGCCTGCTGCTGCTCTCGCAGCAATTGCGCGACAATCCCGACGGCAACCTCTCGGACCGTCAGGTGGAGTACGCCCGCACGATTTTCGCCTCCGGCAACGACCTGCTGACCCTGATCAACGACATTCTCGACCTCAGCAAGATCGAGTCGGGCACCGTCACGGTGGACGCGGCTCCCGTGGCCTTCCGCGACCTCAAGAACGCGCTCGCGCTCACCTTCCAGCCGGTTGCGGAAGCCAAAAAGCTCGCTCTCAACCTCGATTTCGATCCCCGTCTGCCAGGAGCCCTGCAGACCGACGAGAAGCGCCTGCTGCAGATTCTCAAGAACCTGCTCTCCAACGCCTTCAAGTTCACCGAGCGCGGTGAGGTCAAGGTGCGCGTCGCGAGCGCCTCGGGCGGCTGGAGTTACGATCACCCGGTGCTGTCACGCACCGAGCACGTGGTGGCCTTCAGCGTGATCGACACCGGCATCGGCATCGCTCCCGACAAGCAGCAGGTCATTTTCGAAGCCTTCCAGCAGGCCGACGGCACCACCAGCCGCAAGTACGGCGGCACCGGTCTGGGCCTGGCGATCAGCCGCGAGCTCGCGCGCATTCTGGGCGGCGAGATCCGCCTTGAGAGCGTGCCGGACCTGGGCAGCACCTTCACGGTGTACCTGCCGCTCACCTTTACACCCGTCTCGGGCCCCAGCAACTTCGCGCCCGGGGTGGGACCGCGGCCCAGCAGCACGGTTTTCAATGATTACAGAAGTTCGGGGCACAATCCGCATCCTCAGGAGTCTGGCGTCTCCCCCACCCAGGAAGCCACCCCGTTCCCGTCTCCTTCCGTGGACGATGCCCCGCGCGTCGCACGCCGCGAGGAAATGTACAGCGCGCGACGCGACGAGCATTATGAGTCCGAGCAGGGCGCTCCCGCCGTGGAGGCAGAGCTGCTCGATCCGGTGCTGGCCGACGACCGCAACGAGATCAGCGCCGGAGACCGCACGCTCCTGATTGTCGAGGACGACCCGGCGTTTGCGGCCGTGCTGCTCGACCTGGCGCGTGAGCGTGGCTTCAAGGGCCTGGTGGCCGCGCGAGGTGACCAGGCGTTGGCGCTCGCCCAGCGCTACCGCCCCAGCGCGCTTACGCTCGATCTGCATTTGCCTGACATCAGCGGCTGGTCCGTACTCGACCGTCTCAAGCACGACCCGACCACCCGTCACATTCCGGTGCATATCATCTCCAGCGACGAGGAAGCGCTGCTGGGGCGCAAGCTGGGCGCACTCGACTTCCTGACCAAGTCTCCGGACAAGGCAGCGCTGGAGCGCGCTTTCGGCAAGCTCGAAGACTTCCTGGCACGACGCGTCAAGAATCTGCTGGTCGTCGAGGACGACGAAGCGCAGCGTGAGCGCATCGTGGACCTGATCGGCAACGGTGACGTCAAGACCACGGCCGTCACCACCGGCAAACAAGCCCTCGCCGTGCTGAAAGAGCAACCCTTCGATTGCCTGGTGCTCGACCTCAAGCTGCCCGACATGACCGGTTTCGAGCTGATTCACAAGATGCAGAAGGATCCCAGCCTGAAGACACTGCCGGTGATCGTGTACACCGCACAGGAACTGACCCGTCAACAGGAGACGCAGCTGCGCAAGGTTGCCAAGAGCATCATCGTCAAGGACGTGCGCTCGCCCGAGCGGCTGCTGGACGAGGTGACCCTTTTCCTGCACCGCGTGGAGGCTGATCTGCCCCAGGCGGCACGCGCGCTGCTGGAAAACGTCCGTAAAAACGATCCCCTGCTGGCGGGCAAGCGGGTACTGGTGGTGGACGACGACATCCGCAACATCTTCGCGCTGACGGCGGTGCTGGAGCGCCACTCGATGCAGGTCTTCACGGCCGAGAACGGCAAGGACGCCATCAGCCTGCTCGACAGCACCCCGGACATCGACATCGTGCTGATGGACGTGATGATGCCCGAACTCGACGGCTATGAAACGACCCGCCTGATTCGCGGCAATCCCAAGTACAAGAACTTGCCGATCATCTCGCTGACGGCCAAGGCGATGCTGGGTGACCGCGAGAAGTCCATCGAGTCGGGCGCGAGTGATTACATCAGCAAACCGGTCAACACCGAGAAGCTGCTGTCGCTCCTGCGGGTCTGGTTGTACCGTTCGTGA
- a CDS encoding helix-turn-helix domain-containing protein, with amino-acid sequence MTVQENARQHHNLTTPDATSEERKKATYTPEEARHIIGVGRNLIYKMVKMGELRAVRAGARVLIPKSALDEFLSRGH; translated from the coding sequence ATGACAGTACAGGAAAACGCGCGACAGCACCACAATTTGACCACACCTGACGCGACTAGCGAAGAGCGCAAAAAAGCGACTTACACGCCCGAAGAGGCCCGGCACATCATCGGCGTGGGCCGCAACCTAATTTACAAAATGGTCAAGATGGGCGAACTGCGCGCCGTTCGGGCCGGAGCGCGGGTGCTTATCCCGAAAAGTGCCCTCGACGAATTCCTCAGCCGAGGGCACTAA
- a CDS encoding bifunctional DNA primase/polymerase, with the protein MTAVKTYPPVLEAALAALERGWSVLPVANEGEYAKKPHYCLTDTGHSKPGKEEGKLAPSWEALQRERPTPEYVRTWLSHIRGKGVAVITGQLSGVIVLDFDGQAGAALLKQLNLQPHVRTGSGGFHVYFPHPGWKVQTLNSKSKAELGQRYPGLDIRADGGYAVLPPSKNVSGPYEQLRNFSDLEPLESLPEELRAFLGLIAPPQEPQPPTARLGLAGRVQSSRGKRPDEATLLEGALKEAAASGRNNGGFWLACQLRDNGYSEVEARDVGRRYLDYTPEENTKGQNEAYTLDEFEASLRQAYSAPAREAWQRGHATRRRSSAQTQTDIAEQRPEIVVNGRFLREIAEDAVRALEGANDPPTLFRRGGAVVRLDQEEDARAVPLDAVALKGVLDRTADFVKLEERVEKGEDGSKSVVEEVKPARPPADLAPDLLARVDRLPLPSLRILATSPLFSEGGELVCEEGYHAESGIYLASRGLENVCDDVSTSSALALLRELLCDFPFTGEAGFAHTLAALLLPFVRPMIDGPTPLHLIEAPTRGTGKGLLSEVIAHVSLGHAAGVMVQPKDGDEFEKRVTSTLLEGARIILLDNVHTLKGEALAAALTARTWKGRRLGKSEMLTLPNDALWLATGNNVALDDDMPRRIVPIRLDPGVERPEERTGFRHENLLGWVKENRPALVSACLSLVSAWLWAGRPIGTGKLGSYEGWAATMGGILDVAGVLGFLTGREHLYETANAEPQEWAAVLAVLYEQHGAESIGAREFQAAMQRLDACSDYWEGKTRASALRRVGRAVTQRRDRVFGGFRVRAAGKTATGNAAYRVVPVGEGWNKTPETSETPGEGRETPVGTVFPEKATPPETPGVSAVFLQTPAQTPEKHRDVECCQNSTQGVSGVSGVLFVGQPEDGEDAVEL; encoded by the coding sequence GTGACGGCGGTGAAGACTTACCCGCCGGTTTTAGAAGCCGCCCTCGCCGCCCTTGAGCGCGGCTGGTCAGTGCTGCCGGTGGCGAATGAGGGCGAGTACGCCAAGAAGCCGCACTACTGCCTCACCGACACAGGCCACAGCAAGCCCGGCAAGGAAGAAGGCAAGCTGGCCCCGTCCTGGGAAGCTTTGCAGCGCGAGCGGCCCACCCCAGAGTACGTCCGCACCTGGCTGAGTCATATCAGGGGGAAGGGCGTGGCCGTCATCACCGGCCAGCTGTCGGGTGTCATCGTGCTCGACTTCGACGGCCAGGCGGGCGCCGCCCTGCTCAAGCAGTTGAACCTCCAGCCGCACGTCAGAACGGGTTCGGGCGGCTTCCATGTGTACTTTCCACATCCCGGCTGGAAGGTGCAAACCCTCAACAGCAAGTCCAAAGCAGAACTGGGCCAGCGTTACCCCGGCCTCGACATTCGCGCCGATGGCGGCTATGCGGTCTTGCCCCCATCGAAGAACGTCAGCGGGCCTTACGAGCAACTGCGCAACTTCTCGGACCTTGAGCCGCTGGAATCCTTGCCCGAAGAGTTGCGCGCCTTCCTGGGCCTGATCGCGCCGCCGCAAGAGCCTCAGCCCCCGACTGCTCGCTTGGGCCTTGCGGGTCGCGTCCAATCCTCGCGGGGCAAGCGGCCCGACGAGGCAACGCTCCTTGAGGGTGCGCTGAAGGAAGCCGCCGCAAGTGGTCGCAATAATGGCGGCTTCTGGCTGGCGTGTCAGCTGCGCGACAACGGGTATAGCGAAGTGGAGGCACGAGACGTTGGACGGCGCTACCTCGACTACACGCCCGAAGAGAACACCAAAGGGCAAAACGAGGCGTATACCCTGGACGAGTTTGAGGCGAGCCTCCGGCAAGCGTACAGCGCCCCGGCGCGCGAAGCCTGGCAGCGCGGCCACGCGACCCGGCGCAGAAGCTCAGCACAAACACAGACGGACATTGCCGAACAACGGCCGGAAATCGTCGTGAACGGGCGCTTTTTGCGTGAGATTGCTGAAGACGCGGTGCGGGCACTGGAGGGCGCGAACGACCCGCCCACGCTCTTTCGGCGGGGGGGCGCAGTGGTGCGCCTCGACCAAGAAGAAGATGCGCGCGCCGTGCCTCTCGATGCCGTGGCCCTCAAGGGCGTGCTTGACCGTACGGCAGACTTCGTGAAGCTCGAAGAGCGCGTGGAAAAAGGCGAGGATGGCAGCAAGAGCGTGGTCGAGGAAGTGAAGCCCGCGCGCCCGCCCGCCGACCTCGCCCCGGACCTCCTGGCACGTGTGGACCGCCTGCCGCTGCCCAGCCTGCGAATTCTCGCCACCTCGCCCCTGTTCAGCGAAGGCGGCGAGCTGGTGTGCGAAGAGGGCTATCACGCCGAGAGCGGCATCTACCTTGCCTCAAGAGGACTGGAGAACGTGTGCGACGATGTTTCCACGTCTTCAGCCCTCGCCTTGCTGCGCGAGTTGCTGTGCGACTTTCCCTTCACGGGTGAAGCGGGCTTCGCACACACCCTGGCCGCGCTGTTGCTGCCCTTTGTGCGGCCCATGATCGACGGCCCGACCCCCTTGCACCTGATCGAAGCGCCTACGCGCGGCACCGGTAAGGGGCTGCTCTCCGAGGTGATCGCCCACGTGTCGCTAGGGCACGCGGCGGGCGTGATGGTGCAACCCAAAGACGGGGACGAATTCGAGAAGCGCGTGACGAGCACCCTGCTGGAAGGCGCGCGAATCATCCTGCTCGACAACGTTCACACCCTCAAGGGTGAGGCGCTGGCCGCCGCGCTGACGGCCCGGACCTGGAAGGGGCGACGGCTGGGCAAAAGCGAAATGCTCACCCTACCCAATGACGCTCTATGGCTGGCGACCGGCAACAACGTGGCCCTAGACGACGACATGCCCCGACGCATCGTGCCCATCCGGCTCGACCCCGGCGTGGAACGTCCCGAAGAGCGTACCGGCTTCAGGCACGAAAACCTGTTGGGCTGGGTGAAGGAGAACCGCCCGGCGCTGGTGTCGGCGTGTCTCAGCCTAGTATCCGCCTGGCTTTGGGCGGGGCGGCCAATTGGTACGGGCAAGCTGGGCAGCTATGAAGGCTGGGCGGCGACGATGGGCGGCATACTCGACGTGGCGGGGGTGCTGGGCTTTTTAACCGGGCGTGAACACCTGTATGAAACGGCCAACGCCGAGCCGCAAGAGTGGGCGGCGGTGCTGGCTGTGCTATACGAGCAACACGGGGCGGAAAGCATTGGCGCACGTGAATTTCAGGCAGCTATGCAGCGCCTTGACGCCTGCTCCGACTACTGGGAAGGCAAGACGCGCGCTTCGGCCCTGCGACGGGTGGGACGGGCCGTTACCCAGCGCCGGGACCGAGTGTTCGGAGGCTTCCGGGTGCGTGCCGCTGGTAAGACTGCGACCGGCAATGCGGCGTACCGGGTGGTGCCGGTGGGCGAGGGGTGGAATAAAACACCTGAAACATCGGAAACACCGGGCGAGGGGCGAGAAACGCCGGTGGGAACGGTCTTCCCAGAAAAAGCGACCCCGCCAGAAACACCCGGTGTTTCTGCGGTGTTTCTCCAGACGCCCGCCCAAACACCGGAGAAACACCGGGACGTGGAGTGCTGCCAGAACAGCACGCAAGGTGTTTCAGGTGTTTCAGGTGTTTTATTCGTGGGTCAGCCAGAAGACGGCGAAGACGCGGTGGAGCTGTGA
- a CDS encoding DUF2357 domain-containing protein codes for MQPFHRLVFQWGEALALDLSWREGEEGEELAPPPVPGLWQAIEERKQDEFGVRGIPPICWRDTQDVLFEALQLREATPYLLDVTVPLSYEEAIRQAKSSPTWPFSRALEKYYRRDPERRWKDVPGGVRIGGSLNFGSSVGIADLGLAPFRTGPVRVEVACAKFGYFDDLRALLDALAEEAVSLLLTVEGPTFAPLDWNELEDADPLALLFNLRRIMGGGGLENAVETVLRAPHNVMRSRETLTLLALATQPAIDLIPTRLSGEHLRPGGPLESLFRGFTPTHLPERHVAETFDTPENRFVKAVLLDLERLTEDLSRRLTLAKKPLSARVVQVWGQQVQDWLSEPFWRDVGELRHLPTNSQVLQRREGYKDILAADLSLQLGLRLPWKRGQELADGLDGQLRPISELYEYWCFFVLRACLREVCGPELPSPRPLFKEVPGGFGLDLQQGKQSQVKFQYASPCGRSATVSLYYNRQFNHEVRTNPEWEGSYSAKFHPDYSVLFQMEEAQGTRRHWLHFDAKYRLDGSKWKAVLRDAAEEVENDLVETSLPLNREQRDTYKRGDLYKMHTYRDALLGTRGSYVLFPGSGEDETIFLRHPTEEYPANFFFPGVGVFQLRPSATDVHRQRLRSFLEQVFLQLAQAPADYQEELGYF; via the coding sequence ATGCAACCCTTTCACCGTCTGGTCTTCCAGTGGGGGGAAGCTCTCGCGCTCGACCTCTCATGGAGAGAAGGCGAGGAGGGCGAGGAGCTGGCTCCACCCCCTGTCCCCGGGCTGTGGCAAGCCATCGAGGAGCGGAAGCAGGATGAGTTCGGGGTGCGGGGCATCCCGCCGATCTGCTGGCGTGATACCCAGGATGTCCTCTTCGAGGCGCTGCAACTCCGTGAGGCCACCCCCTACCTGCTGGACGTAACGGTGCCGCTGTCCTACGAGGAGGCTATCCGTCAGGCGAAGTCCTCACCCACCTGGCCGTTCTCTCGTGCGCTGGAGAAGTATTACCGGCGTGACCCGGAGCGGCGCTGGAAAGATGTTCCGGGTGGCGTCCGTATCGGGGGGTCCTTGAACTTCGGCTCGTCGGTCGGCATCGCGGACTTGGGCTTGGCGCCGTTCAGGACTGGGCCGGTGCGTGTGGAGGTGGCCTGCGCAAAGTTCGGGTACTTTGATGACCTGCGTGCCCTGCTTGATGCCCTGGCCGAGGAGGCGGTGTCCCTGCTGCTGACGGTAGAGGGGCCCACCTTCGCGCCCCTCGATTGGAACGAACTTGAGGACGCCGATCCCCTCGCCCTGCTGTTCAACCTGCGGCGCATCATGGGGGGCGGCGGCCTGGAGAACGCGGTCGAGACCGTGCTCCGGGCACCCCACAATGTCATGCGCTCACGCGAAACGCTGACCCTGCTGGCACTGGCGACTCAGCCTGCCATTGATTTGATTCCCACCCGGCTCTCGGGGGAACATCTGAGACCAGGCGGGCCGCTGGAGTCCCTGTTTCGTGGCTTCACGCCGACGCACCTACCGGAACGTCATGTGGCGGAGACGTTCGACACCCCCGAGAACCGTTTTGTCAAAGCGGTCCTGCTTGACCTGGAACGGCTCACGGAGGACCTATCCAGGCGACTGACTCTGGCGAAGAAGCCACTGAGCGCCCGGGTGGTCCAGGTGTGGGGCCAGCAGGTGCAGGACTGGCTGAGCGAGCCATTCTGGCGTGATGTGGGGGAGTTGCGGCATCTTCCCACCAACTCCCAGGTGTTGCAACGCCGTGAAGGGTACAAGGATATTCTGGCCGCCGATCTGAGTTTGCAGCTCGGCCTGCGCCTGCCTTGGAAGCGCGGCCAGGAGCTGGCGGACGGGCTGGACGGCCAGTTGAGGCCCATCAGCGAGCTGTACGAATACTGGTGTTTCTTTGTGCTCCGGGCGTGCCTGCGCGAAGTCTGTGGCCCTGAACTGCCTTCACCCCGCCCGCTGTTTAAAGAGGTGCCCGGAGGCTTCGGGCTCGACCTCCAGCAAGGGAAGCAGAGCCAGGTGAAGTTCCAGTACGCCTCCCCGTGCGGGAGGAGTGCGACGGTCTCACTCTATTACAATCGCCAGTTTAACCATGAGGTCAGGACCAACCCGGAGTGGGAGGGCAGTTACTCGGCCAAGTTCCACCCGGATTACAGCGTGCTGTTTCAGATGGAGGAGGCCCAGGGGACCCGCAGGCACTGGCTGCACTTCGACGCCAAGTATCGGCTGGACGGCTCGAAGTGGAAGGCCGTGCTGAGAGATGCCGCCGAAGAGGTCGAGAACGACCTTGTGGAGACCTCCTTGCCATTGAACCGGGAGCAGCGCGATACCTACAAGCGGGGCGACCTCTACAAGATGCACACCTACCGTGATGCGCTGCTGGGCACGCGCGGTTCTTACGTGTTGTTCCCAGGCTCCGGGGAGGACGAGACGATCTTCCTCCGTCACCCCACGGAGGAGTACCCTGCGAACTTCTTCTTCCCGGGTGTCGGTGTCTTCCAACTCCGGCCATCCGCGACGGACGTACATCGCCAGCGGTTACGCTCGTTCCTTGAGCAGGTCTTCTTGCAACTGGCTCAGGCCCCCGCTGACTATCAGGAGGAGTTGGGCTACTTCTAA